The Calliphora vicina chromosome 3, idCalVici1.1, whole genome shotgun sequence genome contains a region encoding:
- the LOC135956008 gene encoding cuticle protein 38-like, whose protein sequence is MFKFIAVCFFALLAVAAAKPGLLAPLAYSAPLTYAAAPAVVGHASYVAPYASTYNAHHIAHSAAFPATYAAAPVVHAAPAAYAAAPFVGASYAAHYATPFAAPLLLKK, encoded by the coding sequence CTTCGCTTTGTTGGCTGTTGCCGCCGCTAAGCCCGGTTTACTAGCTCCCTTGGCCTACTCTGCTCCTTTGACTTATGCTGCTGCTCCCGCTGTTGTTGGTCATGCTTCCTACGTAGCTCCTTATGCCTCCACCTACAATGCCCATCACATTGCTCATTCTGCAGCCTTCCCCGCCACTTATGCTGCCGCCCCAGTTGTACACGCCGCCCCTGCTGCTTATGCCGCTGCTCCCTTTGTAGGTGCTTCTTATGCTGCTCACTACGCCACCCCCTTCGCTGCTCCTCTTTTGTTGAAGAAGTAG